From the genome of Streptomyces sp. NBC_01304:
CGGGAGATGTCCATGTCCTCGGGGTCCACGAACACGGCGACCGCGACCGGCGAGGAGCCGTCGGCCTGCTTGGCGTAGGACACGAACCAGGCGTACGGATCCTCGTCGCGTACGTCCGCACCGTGCTGGGCGGTGCCCGGCTTGCCGCCGACCGTCACCCCGTCGATCTTCACCTTGCCGCCCGTGCCGTCGGTGACGGTGTGCTCCATCATCTGCTGCACCTTGCGGGCGGTGTCGGGCGAGACGGCCTGGCCGAGGACCTCGGGCTCGCTCTTCTCGATCGTGTCGAGGTCGGGTCCGCGCAGCTCGTCGACCATGTAGGGCTTCATCACCTTGCCGCCGTTGGCGAGCCCGGCGGTCACCATGGCCATCTGCAGCGGAGTGGTGGTGGCACTGCCCTGCCCTATGCCGGTCAGCGCGGTCTGCGGCTGATCAAGCTCCTTCGGATAGCCGCTGGCGGCGGAACGTACCGGCGTGAACTGCTCCTTGTTGAACCCGAACTTCTCCGCGGTCTCCCGCATCTTGTCCTTGCCGGTCTTCAGGGCCGTGTCGAGGAAGACGTTGTTGCAGGACCACTGCAGGGCGGTCTTCAACGAGGCCTTGTCGCACCGGGAGTCGGGCACGAGGCTGCCGACTTCCCTGGAACTCTGCGGCAGCTTGTACGGGTCCTTCGCGCCGGACGGCGCGTCGATGTCGGTGATCGTGCCGTGCTCCAGGGCGGCGGCCGCGGTGAGGATCTTGAAGGTCGAGCCCGGCGGGTAACTCTCGCGCAGCGCACGGTTGTTGAGCGGCTTGCGCTTGTCCTTCGCCAGCTTCTCGAAGGCCTCGCCCTCCTTGCCGGAGATGCCCGCGAAGACGGAGGGGTCGTACGAGGGCGTGCTCGCCATGGCGAGGATCTTGCCGGTACGGGGGTCCAGGGCGACCACCGCGCCCTTGGCGTCGAGGTCCTTCAGTCCCTTGTACGCGGCCTTCTGGGCGGCCGGGTCGATGGTGGTGACGACGTCGCCGGGGAGGGACTTCTTACCGGTGAGCGCGTCGACGGGGTTGCCGAGCAGCCTGCGGTCCTTGCCGCTGAGGATGTCCTTGTGGACGCCTTCGAGGAAGGTCGCGCCCTGCGCCTGCGAGAAGTAGCCGGTGACGGGGGCGTACAGGGGACCGTCCTTGTACGTCCGCTTGTACTTGAGGTCCGAGCCGGTGGTGCGGGCGGAGCCGGTGATCGGCTCGCCGCCGACGATGATGTTGCCGCGGGCCTGCGCGAACGAATCGATGGCGACGCGGCGGTTGTTCGGGTGCTCGGCCAGCTCCTTGTAGTCGACGACCTGCACCCAGGTCATGCGCAGGAGCAGCGCGAGGACCAGGACTCCGCAGAGGACGGCTATGTGGCGGAGGGTGCGGTTCACGGCTGGGCTCCGGGATTGTCTTCGAGGTTGCTGCCTGCGGGGTTGCCTTCGGGCTTCACGAGGAAGTCGAGGATCGTGGTGGTCGCGTCGAGGGCGGTGCTGGTGCGGCCGAATCCCTTGGACGGCTTCTCCGGTGAGCCGGGCCAGGTGTGGCCCGCGTCGTGCATGACCAGGAGTTCGACCGGGGCCTTCGGGGAGCTCCAGTCCGTGCGGTCGTAGCCGGCGGCCGCCGTCTCGTCGGCCTTGCCGTGCGGGCCCTTGGCGGCGAAGGCCTCGGCCGTGGCGCGGGTCGACCTCGTCGGGGTGATCGGTTCGTCGCCCGGGTTCGGCGGGTCCCCAGCGGGCCGGCCCGCGAGGGGACGTACGGGGTCGTCGGCTCCGTGGATGAGCAGGAGCGGGACCGGTCCGGTGGGCTTCACCTCGGCGGACCCGGTCGGGAGCTGGGCCGCGACCGCGCCCGCGGCGGCGACCAGGCGGGGGCGCTGGGCGGCGATGCGCAGGGCCATCGAGCCGCCGTTGGAGAAGCCGACGACATAGACGCGGCGGGGGTCGGCCCCCTCGGTCCGCACCAGTTCGTCGACCAGTGCCTCGGCGAACCGGACGTCGGCGTCCGGGTCGGGGCGCCGCTCGGTGCGTGCGGTGCCGGCGCCCCAGCCCTTGTGCAGGCCCTCGGGGTAGGCAATGAGCATGCCGCGGGCGGCAGTTGCGGTGTTGAGGCGAGTGCGGTCGCGCATGCGGTCGGCGGTTTCGCCTCTGCCGTGGAAGGCGATCACTAGGGGCTTGGGGGCTTTGGTCGCGGCCGGCCGGTGCAGGAGGAAGGCGCGCGAGACGCCGTCGACCTTGAGGTGTGCGCGCTGGTCGACGGGTGCCGAGGAGGACGCCGCGGACGGGGTCGTGGGGTCGGCGGGGTCCTGGTGCGTGGCGCAGGCGGTGAGGGCCAGGCCGAGGGTGAGGAATCCGGCCAAAGGCTTGAGCAAGGCGCGAAAAGGGGTGAAAGGCGTCTGCATGAGAGGAGAAGACCAGGCCGGGGCCTGTCGTGTCCAAGATTGTTATGAGTTATGTATTCATAGCGATCCAGTATCGTTGCTGGTTGTGGACCTGATACGGCACCTGGAGTGCTTCGTGGCTGTTGCAGAAGAGTCACACTTCGGCCGTGCCGCGGAACGCCTGGGCATGGCCCAGCCGCCCCTGTCCCAGCGCATCCAGCGCCTTGAGCGCGAGCTGGGCGTGCGGCTCTTCGAGCGGACCAGCCGACAGGTGACGATCACGAAGGCGGGGACCTTGCTGCTCGACGAGGCACGTACGCTGCTCGACCGCTCCGAGTCCCTGCTCGCCACCGCCCGCCGGATCCGGGACGGCGAGAGCGGGCTGTTGCGGGCCGCGCTGCCGCCGGATCTCTCGGGGGACACCGTGGCGGCGATCCTCGCGGCGTTCCGGGAGCGGCATGCGGGGGTCGAGCTGGAGCTGCACGAGCTGACCACGGCGCAGCAGCTCGATCTGTTCGGGGCGCGCGGGCTCGATGTGGGGCTCATCCATCATCCGTGCGAGGTGGCGGGGCTCGAGCTGGGGCCGGTGCTGCGGCGGGAGGTAGGAGTGCTGATCTCGCGAGACGCTCCGGCGGCGGCGCTGGACGAAGTGCCGCTCGGGTCGCTGGACGGGTACGAGCTGATTCTGTTTCCGCGTGCGGGGGCGCCCGCGCTGCATGATCAGGTGCTGACGACTTGTGCGCGGCATGGGTTCTCGCCGGTTGCGGTGCGGCATGGGCAGGGGGCGAGTTTTGTGCGGGGGTTGATTCTTTCGTCTCGGGCCGTTGCGTTTGGTCCGCGGGATGCCTGGGATGCGCGGGAGGCGCGGGAGGCCGATCGCGGTGTTGTGTG
Proteins encoded in this window:
- a CDS encoding peptidoglycan D,D-transpeptidase FtsI family protein — encoded protein: MNRTLRHIAVLCGVLVLALLLRMTWVQVVDYKELAEHPNNRRVAIDSFAQARGNIIVGGEPITGSARTTGSDLKYKRTYKDGPLYAPVTGYFSQAQGATFLEGVHKDILSGKDRRLLGNPVDALTGKKSLPGDVVTTIDPAAQKAAYKGLKDLDAKGAVVALDPRTGKILAMASTPSYDPSVFAGISGKEGEAFEKLAKDKRKPLNNRALRESYPPGSTFKILTAAAALEHGTITDIDAPSGAKDPYKLPQSSREVGSLVPDSRCDKASLKTALQWSCNNVFLDTALKTGKDKMRETAEKFGFNKEQFTPVRSAASGYPKELDQPQTALTGIGQGSATTTPLQMAMVTAGLANGGKVMKPYMVDELRGPDLDTIEKSEPEVLGQAVSPDTARKVQQMMEHTVTDGTGGKVKIDGVTVGGKPGTAQHGADVRDEDPYAWFVSYAKQADGSSPVAVAVFVDPEDMDISRPDIAGGRLGAPIAKAVMQAVLKR
- a CDS encoding alpha/beta hydrolase family esterase, which codes for MLKPLAGFLTLGLALTACATHQDPADPTTPSAASSSAPVDQRAHLKVDGVSRAFLLHRPAATKAPKPLVIAFHGRGETADRMRDRTRLNTATAARGMLIAYPEGLHKGWGAGTARTERRPDPDADVRFAEALVDELVRTEGADPRRVYVVGFSNGGSMALRIAAQRPRLVAAAGAVAAQLPTGSAEVKPTGPVPLLLIHGADDPVRPLAGRPAGDPPNPGDEPITPTRSTRATAEAFAAKGPHGKADETAAAGYDRTDWSSPKAPVELLVMHDAGHTWPGSPEKPSKGFGRTSTALDATTTILDFLVKPEGNPAGSNLEDNPGAQP
- a CDS encoding LysR family transcriptional regulator codes for the protein MDLIRHLECFVAVAEESHFGRAAERLGMAQPPLSQRIQRLERELGVRLFERTSRQVTITKAGTLLLDEARTLLDRSESLLATARRIRDGESGLLRAALPPDLSGDTVAAILAAFRERHAGVELELHELTTAQQLDLFGARGLDVGLIHHPCEVAGLELGPVLRREVGVLISRDAPAAALDEVPLGSLDGYELILFPRAGAPALHDQVLTTCARHGFSPVAVRHGQGASFVRGLILSSRAVAFGPRDAWDAREAREADRGVVWRPLAAAPLTWQYSVAWPAGRSDAAVGAFTEAATRALLDTAGAAPEAPSRPLHLRPAAEFWL